A stretch of Salvelinus fontinalis isolate EN_2023a unplaced genomic scaffold, ASM2944872v1 scaffold_1177, whole genome shotgun sequence DNA encodes these proteins:
- the LOC129848789 gene encoding zinc finger protein ZFP2-like: MSSLNYSPLVKEEVICWTEKEALGLNIVVKEEKEEEDITVKQEVEGEAVTVKEEEKDVTVKEEEDAFRVKEEEGVTVKEEEEEKEVEDVTVKEEEDVKEVTVKEEEDVTVKEEEEEKEEDAVFGVKEEEGEITVTLEEEEEVGDPFNPREIRDYRGSSGAPQQPHDADEAEKSLSRSERLNKHLQRSTGKRTHCCSDCGKRFTSSGIKIHQRIHTGEKSYSCDQCGKSFTKSGSLTVHQRIHTGDKPYSCDQCGKSFVTSSNLTIHQRTHTGEKPYSCDQCGKSFVTSSNLTIHQRTHTGEKPYSCDQCGKSFTTSGYLTVHQRTHTGEKPYSCDQCGKSFCQSSDLTVHQRTHTGEKPYSCDQCGKSFTTSGYLTVHQRTHTGEKPYSCDQCGKSFTTSGYLTLHQRTHTGDELYSCDQCGKSFVKSDQLTVHQRIHTGEKPFSCGQCGKSFTTSGSLTVHQRTHTGEKPYSCDQCGKSFGQSCQLTAHQRTHTGEKLYSCGQCGKRFGQSSQLTLHQRTHTGEKPYSCDQCGKRYSGKRSLIKHQKIHEGVFS; the protein is encoded by the exons atgagctccctaaactactcccctcttgttaaagaagaggtgatctgctggacggagaaagaagctctggggctgaacattgtcgtgaaagaggagaaggaagaagaggatatcacagtaaaacaagaagtagagggtgaggctgttacagtgaaagaagaagagaaagacgttacagtgaaagaagaggaagacgcgttcagagtgaaagaggaggagggtgttacagtaaaagaagaggaggaagagaaagaggtggaggatgttacagtaaaagaagaggaggatgtgAAAGaggttacagtgaaagaagaggaagatgttacagtaaaagaagaggaggaagagaaagaggaggatgcagtttttggtgtgaaagaggaggagggggagattactgtcacattggaggaagaagaggaggttggagatccGTTTAACccca gagagatacgggactatcgtggatcctctggggcgcctcaacaacctcatgatgctgacgaggcagagaagagtctctccagatcagaacgcctcaataaacacctgcagagatccacagggaagagaactcactgctgctctgactgtgggaagagattcacctcatcaggcattaaaattcatcaaaggatccacacaggagagaaatcttatagctgtgatcaatgtgggaagagttttactaaatctggctctctgacagtacaccagagaatacacacgggagataaaccttatagctgtgatcaatgtgggaagagttttgttacatctagcaatctgactatacaccagagaacacacacaggagagaaaccttatagctgtgatcaatgtgggaagagttttgttacatctagcaatctgactatacaccagagaacacacacaggagagaaaccttatagctgtgatcaatgtgggaagagttttactacttctggctatctgacagtgcaccagagaacacacacaggagagaaaccttatagctgtgatcaatgtgggaagagtttttgtcaatctagtgatctgacagtgcaccagagaacacacacaggagagaaaccgtatagctgtgatcaatgtgggaagagttttactacttctggctatctgacagtgcaccagagaacacacacaggagagaaaccttatagctgtgatcaatgtggcaagagttttactacttctggctatctgactttacaccagagaacacacacaggagatgaactttatagctgtgatcaatgtgggaagagttttgttaaaTCTGACCAGCTCacagtacaccagagaatacacacaggagaaaaaccctttagctgtggtcaatgtgggaagagttttactacatctggctctctgactgtacaccagagaacacacacaggagagaaaccttatagctgtgatcaatgtggtaagagttttggtcaatcttgcCAGCTGActgcacaccagagaacacacacaggagagaaactttatagctgtggtcaatgtgggaagcgttttggtcaatctagccagctgacattacaccagagaacacacacaggagagaaaccttatagctgtgatcaatgtgggaagagatactctggtaaaagatctctgatcaaacatcagaaaatacatgaaggagttttttcatga